The DNA region AATCCTCAATAGAGCGGTATGTTCGAATGGTACCGTACTTACCATTTCAATCCATCCCCGCCAATAGTTAAGTGTTTCATCGAGATTTGTTCCTAGCTTTTTGCCACAAAAATTACGCCAAGGCATATCAGTACGATCCCACCAATACGATATAATGATAGGTCTTCATTAAACACCGCATACCCAATAATTGCTGTGACAACGTAGCCCACACTCAAAAAAGGATAGGCAAAGCTGACATCTACCCGTGAAAGTACCAGCATCCACAATGCGACACTGAGTACGTAACAACTCAAGCCCAGAAATATAAATGGGTTGAGTGCTGCTTTATAGGCAATAGGAACAATGTTAACCAAGGCAAATTCGAAATGACCAATGCTAAGCATCCCTTTTTTTAAAAAAAGCTGTGCGAATGCATTTAAAAGTACGCCCGATAAAATTAAAGGTATGTAACTACTCATATGACTGATCCTTTATTAATTTGGCAATCATGGTCCGGCCGTGCCATTCGAAATAACTACAGCCTAATTATCGCTGATAGGTAGATTACAAATGCCAAAGAGAATATTCCCCAGGACACGTGATCCTTTGCCGCATAAACAATTGGGTCATCGTCCATGTGACCCCTGAATGTAGATAGCCAAAGCCTGCATTGCCAAAAAAGAAACAGCGGC from Gammaproteobacteria bacterium includes:
- a CDS encoding SMR family transporter, which translates into the protein MSHMSSYIPLILSGVLLNAFAQLFLKKGMLSIGHFEFALVNIVPIAYKAALNPFIFLGLSCYVLSVALWMLVLSRVDVSFAYPFLSVGYVVTAIIGYAVFNEDLSLYRIGGIVLICLGVIFVAKS